The sequence GTGCAGCACCTTCGCCTTGCGGAAGTAGACCACGCTGTCGCCGTCGGTGTGCGCCGGGGGCGTGTGCCAGATCTCGATCGTCTCATCCCCGAGGACCAGCCGCAGCTCGGAGTCGAAGGTCAGGAAGGGGGCCGCGATCTCCTCCACCTTGACCTTGCGGGCCCATTCGATCTGCTCGGCGTAGAACTTCGCCGCGTCCTGCTTGCCCGCCTTCTGTGCCTCCGCCAGCTTCTGCGGGTATTCCTTGAGGATCTGCGCCGGCGAGGCGAGCATGCGCTCGCGCACCTTGTCGTGCGCCACGATAATCGCGAAGGGACGGAAGACGGGATTGCCTCCCGTATGGTCCTGATGGTGGTGCGTGTTGAGCAGGTACTTGATCGGCTTGTCGGTGACCTTCTTGATCTGCTCAACGATCCCGGCGGCGATGTTCTCGAACTGCGAGTCGATGACGAAGACGGCGTCGGGTCCGACGTAGAAGCCGACGTTGCCGCCGCGGCCATATAGGACGCTGACGTTGCCGGACAGCGCCTCGCGCTTGAAGATCTCGTCGGGAGAGCGGTCGTGATGGGACTGGGCGGCGAGGTTCCCCGCCGCCAGGACGGCACACAGAAAGAGCAGGCAGGCCTGGCGCATGATCGGTCTCTCCAGATTCACCGCGGTTTCGGCGCGGATGGCCTTCAGGAAGGGGCCGGCGCCGGCTCGAACTCGTCCTGAATCTCCCCGAAAATCTCCTCGATGATGTCCTCCATCGTCAGGATCCCCATGGCCCG comes from Candidatus Polarisedimenticolia bacterium and encodes:
- a CDS encoding MBL fold metallo-hydrolase — encoded protein: MRQACLLFLCAVLAAGNLAAQSHHDRSPDEIFKREALSGNVSVLYGRGGNVGFYVGPDAVFVIDSQFENIAAGIVEQIKKVTDKPIKYLLNTHHHQDHTGGNPVFRPFAIIVAHDKVRERMLASPAQILKEYPQKLAEAQKAGKQDAAKFYAEQIEWARKVKVEEIAAPFLTFDSELRLVLGDETIEIWHTPPAHTDGDSVVYFRKAKVLHGGDLVWNRVVPFIDVEGGGSAKGYLTALDKVIPKVASDTKVIPGHGVVMDVAGLKVFRQYIADVLQLAAAAKKKGTPRDQFLASADLPQYKDYSGYADRFKDNCAAAYDDAP